From the genome of Methanobacterium formicicum, one region includes:
- a CDS encoding helix-turn-helix domain-containing protein: MPKHIASGLKYLAAVKLREQGYFQKDIAEKLGMDRSTVSHYLNGRNLSWSSIEVAEAVTGCCNRDFLYMTYSLTGNIDNTRTIVGILIEDEFQAKVKDSCIGCGVCVDACLMNNIAIKDLKCNIDTADCCGCLECQLNCPTNSIQVLEVENFNK; the protein is encoded by the coding sequence ATGCCTAAACATATTGCATCCGGATTAAAGTACCTGGCAGCGGTGAAGCTAAGGGAACAGGGTTACTTCCAAAAAGATATTGCTGAAAAGCTGGGAATGGACCGTTCAACTGTTTCGCACTATTTAAATGGTAGAAATCTTTCATGGAGCTCAATTGAAGTTGCTGAAGCTGTAACCGGTTGCTGTAACCGTGACTTTTTATACATGACCTATTCTCTCACGGGAAATATTGATAACACCCGTACAATTGTGGGCATACTCATAGAGGACGAATTCCAGGCCAAAGTTAAGGATAGCTGTATCGGGTGTGGAGTGTGCGTGGATGCCTGCCTCATGAACAACATTGCCATCAAAGATTTAAAATGCAACATAGACACCGCAGACTGTTGTGGTTGTTTAGAATGCCAGTTAAACTGCCCTACTAATTCTATACAGGTTTTAGAAGTTGAAAACTTTAATAAATGA
- a CDS encoding zinc ribbon domain-containing protein, whose amino-acid sequence MICPKCRHENQDDAAICEFCGETLKVKQPPKKSDSKKDDGFSIGNLKLIFIGIIILFIVTVALLWPSTSVNINSTDSFLSTQASWNQIAVYNGTSDDVMSFQIKGKKMKVYLTAQPLSPETSLKCQIYGSSGATSGDDLAWNGGDTSPKTMSLQHQTSPGNYMVNIDIPDFPANQVQWTVQVFDYY is encoded by the coding sequence ATGATTTGTCCTAAATGTAGACATGAAAATCAGGATGATGCCGCTATCTGCGAGTTTTGTGGTGAAACGTTGAAGGTTAAACAACCTCCTAAAAAGTCTGATAGCAAAAAGGATGATGGTTTTTCCATTGGAAACCTTAAATTAATTTTTATAGGAATTATAATCCTGTTCATAGTTACAGTTGCCCTATTGTGGCCCAGTACCTCGGTGAATATAAATAGTACTGATTCTTTCCTTTCCACCCAGGCATCCTGGAATCAGATCGCAGTTTACAATGGAACTTCTGATGATGTAATGTCCTTTCAGATTAAAGGGAAGAAAATGAAGGTTTACCTAACTGCTCAGCCCTTATCTCCAGAAACCAGTTTAAAGTGCCAGATCTACGGATCCAGTGGAGCTACATCGGGCGATGATCTGGCCTGGAATGGAGGGGATACATCCCCCAAAACCATGAGTCTGCAACATCAGACCAGTCCGGGAAATTACATGGTTAACATTGATATCCCCGATTTTCCTGCTAATCAGGTACAGTGGACTGTGCAGGTATTTGATTATTATTAA
- the ftsA gene encoding coenzyme F390 synthetase, giving the protein MDYFREEMETMPRDELDALIDERIRYTVKYAADNSLFYQKWFRKNNIKPADIREHEDLRELPIISGKTVREHQPPSASEFEFKSIDWNEVFTIHETSGTSGTPKSFFLTWEDWNRYAEKYSRSFVSQNFGVGDRVVVCASYGMNVGANTMTLAAQKIGMTIIPTGKCTFPVRIMRHYQPTGIVGSVFKLIRLARRMKKEGLDPHDSSIKRLVAGGESFAEESRAYVEKLWGVPVYNTYGSTEGTMCGECQEKVGLHVPEDMVHLDVYNPQMEDFVVEGECGRIVLTTLLPPGAKSGNLLLNYDTEDTTVVVSRDKCPCGRTHLRILNPEREAETVWVSGSPFNRVDIEKGVFQPENMDYLTGEYEAFLYGDESEVTLRVSMECHDTPDRNLELVQENFLKSFLEYKPALSEAHQDGLFNINFNFTEPEGLEFYKIRGRPKRLVDRR; this is encoded by the coding sequence ATGGATTATTTCCGGGAAGAAATGGAAACTATGCCTCGAGATGAATTAGATGCCCTGATAGATGAACGCATCCGTTACACGGTTAAGTATGCTGCGGATAATTCTCTTTTTTACCAGAAATGGTTCCGAAAAAATAATATAAAACCAGCGGATATCCGGGAACATGAAGATCTACGTGAACTGCCCATAATATCTGGAAAAACAGTCCGTGAACATCAACCTCCCTCTGCTAGCGAGTTTGAGTTTAAAAGCATTGACTGGAACGAGGTCTTCACCATCCATGAAACCAGTGGAACCAGTGGAACTCCCAAGTCCTTCTTTTTAACCTGGGAAGATTGGAACCGGTATGCAGAGAAGTACTCCCGCTCATTTGTCAGTCAGAACTTCGGGGTTGGTGATAGAGTGGTGGTCTGTGCTTCCTACGGCATGAACGTAGGGGCCAACACCATGACCTTGGCTGCCCAGAAAATTGGCATGACCATTATACCCACGGGTAAGTGCACCTTCCCCGTGCGCATAATGAGACATTATCAACCCACGGGAATTGTGGGCAGTGTTTTTAAATTAATACGCCTGGCCCGCCGGATGAAAAAAGAAGGATTGGATCCACATGACTCCAGTATTAAAAGGCTGGTGGCTGGAGGTGAAAGTTTTGCAGAGGAGTCCCGTGCTTATGTGGAGAAATTATGGGGTGTTCCAGTTTACAACACCTACGGTAGCACTGAGGGAACCATGTGTGGAGAATGTCAGGAAAAGGTAGGATTGCATGTTCCCGAAGACATGGTGCACCTCGATGTGTACAATCCCCAGATGGAAGATTTTGTGGTGGAAGGAGAATGTGGTAGAATAGTTCTAACCACGCTACTGCCACCTGGAGCCAAATCTGGGAATTTACTTTTGAACTATGATACTGAGGACACCACGGTTGTGGTTAGCCGTGATAAATGTCCCTGTGGCCGCACCCACCTGCGCATTCTGAATCCAGAAAGGGAAGCAGAAACAGTATGGGTTTCGGGCTCGCCATTTAACCGTGTGGATATAGAGAAAGGGGTTTTTCAACCAGAGAATATGGATTACCTCACTGGAGAATACGAGGCCTTTCTGTATGGGGATGAGTCTGAAGTTACCCTCCGGGTTAGTATGGAATGCCATGATACTCCGGACCGTAATTTGGAACTGGTACAGGAGAATTTCCTTAAATCATTCCTGGAATACAAACCTGCCCTATCTGAAGCACATCAGGATGGTCTCTTTAACATTAACTTCAATTTTACTGAACCGGAAGGTCTTGAATTTTATAAGATCAGGGGTAGGCCTAAGCGTTTGGTTGATCGTCGCTGA
- a CDS encoding ABC transporter substrate-binding protein encodes MKAYRIIILFLVIVLPIWGAWEFIDQQDPDAIKVGYLPCDHSAALFVAKNNQTYEKNGLKVKTTQISTGSNIVDAVASGDLDIGYVGITPTLQGISKGIPIKVVGAVNLVGSGIVVEPNSSITSPADLKNKTIATPGVSSIQQVLLMYELQKYNITSADVDIISMNVYNIPSTLAAHKVDAYISYEPFVSIAPYMDIGEVLIYSNDIIEGHPCCVIITSEKFINEHPDELQKFLEIHQNSTEYVRTHPNETAEMVTQELTTNYNVETMSLQHIIFVSSVDKEFQDNVLRFMALENNMGYLKKNLTSDEIFDTSFLGG; translated from the coding sequence ATGAAGGCTTATAGAATCATTATTCTATTTTTGGTGATTGTACTCCCTATCTGGGGTGCATGGGAATTTATTGATCAGCAGGACCCCGATGCTATAAAGGTAGGATATTTACCATGCGACCACAGCGCCGCCCTTTTTGTGGCTAAGAACAATCAAACCTATGAAAAAAATGGTTTAAAAGTTAAAACCACACAAATTAGCACGGGATCTAATATCGTGGATGCTGTGGCCAGTGGTGATCTGGACATCGGCTACGTGGGGATAACTCCCACCTTACAGGGGATAAGTAAGGGGATCCCCATCAAAGTCGTAGGGGCAGTCAATCTGGTGGGTAGTGGGATTGTGGTTGAACCCAACTCATCCATTACCAGCCCGGCAGATTTGAAAAATAAAACCATAGCTACCCCCGGTGTTAGCTCCATTCAACAGGTCCTATTAATGTATGAATTGCAAAAATACAACATTACCTCCGCAGACGTGGACATTATATCCATGAATGTTTACAACATTCCTTCCACCCTGGCCGCCCATAAAGTGGATGCCTACATCTCCTACGAACCTTTCGTATCCATTGCACCCTATATGGACATTGGGGAAGTGTTGATATACTCCAATGATATAATCGAAGGCCATCCCTGCTGTGTGATAATCACCAGCGAGAAATTTATCAATGAACACCCCGATGAACTGCAAAAATTTCTGGAAATCCACCAAAACTCCACAGAATATGTTAGAACCCATCCCAATGAAACTGCAGAGATGGTGACCCAAGAGTTAACCACCAACTACAATGTGGAGACTATGTCCCTCCAGCACATCATATTTGTCTCCTCCGTAGATAAAGAATTCCAGGATAATGTTTTGAGGTTCATGGCCCTTGAAAATAACATGGGATACTTGAAAAAAAACCTTACATCCGATGAAATATTTGATACAAGCTTTTTAGGTGGTTAA